Proteins from a single region of Lelliottia sp. JS-SCA-14:
- a CDS encoding SDR family NAD(P)-dependent oxidoreductase, with product MKIDLTGKVALVTASTGGIGLAIARGLAESGAEVIINGRSAESVNNGIQQLQQAVPGAQVRATIADLSSSEGVESVLKVASNVDILVNNAGIYGPEDFYATDDDTWDRYWQTNVMSGVRLSRALLPGMVQKGWGRVVFISSESACNIPADMIHYGVTKTAQLSLARGLAKFVAGSGVTVNSVLPGPTMSDGFAAMMKDEMEKTGKSLEQLAKEFVMANRPTSVIQRASTVEEVANMVVYVCSTQASATSGAALRVDGGVVDDII from the coding sequence ATGAAAATCGATCTGACGGGAAAAGTCGCACTGGTCACGGCGTCTACCGGCGGCATTGGGCTCGCCATTGCGCGCGGGCTGGCGGAAAGCGGTGCGGAAGTGATCATCAACGGGCGCAGCGCGGAGTCGGTGAATAACGGCATTCAGCAGCTCCAGCAGGCGGTGCCTGGCGCACAGGTGCGGGCGACCATCGCCGATCTCAGCTCGTCCGAAGGCGTGGAGTCGGTGCTGAAGGTGGCATCGAACGTCGACATCCTGGTGAACAACGCCGGAATTTACGGGCCGGAGGATTTCTACGCCACCGACGATGACACCTGGGATCGCTACTGGCAGACCAACGTGATGTCCGGCGTGCGCCTGTCGCGCGCCCTGCTGCCGGGAATGGTGCAAAAAGGCTGGGGTCGGGTGGTGTTTATCTCGTCTGAATCGGCATGCAATATTCCAGCGGACATGATCCACTACGGCGTGACGAAAACGGCCCAGCTGTCGCTGGCGCGCGGTCTGGCGAAATTTGTGGCGGGCAGCGGCGTGACCGTGAACAGCGTCCTGCCGGGGCCGACGATGTCGGACGGATTCGCGGCGATGATGAAAGATGAGATGGAGAAAACGGGCAAGTCGCTCGAACAGCTGGCGAAAGAGTTTGTCATGGCCAACCGCCCGACGTCGGTGATTCAGCGCGCATCGACCGTGGAAGAGGTCGCCAATATGGTGGTGTATGTCTGTTCAACGCAGGCCTCCGCCACCTCCGGCGCGGCATTGCGCGTGGACGGTGGCGTGGTCGACGACATTATTTAG
- the arnB gene encoding UDP-4-amino-4-deoxy-L-arabinose aminotransferase, which translates to MSDFLPFSRPSMGAEEIAALQDVLASGWITTGPKNQALEEAFCTLTGNRHAIAVSSATGGMHVTLMALGIGPGDEVITPSLTWVSTLNMIVLLGATPVMIDVDRDNLMVTPEAVEAAITPRTKAIIPVHYAGAPVDIDAIRAIGERHGIPVIEDAAHAAGTYYKGRHVGWQGTAIFSFHAIKNMTCAEGGLVVTDDEQLAQRIRSLKFHGLGVDAFDRQTLGRAPQAEVISPGFKYNLADINAALALVQLGKLGNANRRRAEIASRYLLELADTPFKPLSVPAWPHLHAWHLFIIRVDEAACGITRDALMEALKAQGIGTGLHFRAAHTQKYYRERFPDVSLPNTEWNSARICSLPLFPDMTHDDTTRVITALHQLAGHGHV; encoded by the coding sequence ATGAGTGATTTTCTGCCTTTTTCACGCCCGTCGATGGGCGCGGAAGAAATTGCCGCTCTGCAGGACGTTCTGGCGTCTGGCTGGATCACCACCGGGCCGAAGAATCAGGCGCTGGAAGAGGCATTCTGTACCCTGACGGGAAACCGCCACGCGATTGCCGTCAGTTCAGCCACGGGCGGAATGCACGTCACCCTGATGGCGCTGGGCATCGGTCCTGGGGATGAAGTGATCACCCCGTCTCTGACCTGGGTGTCAACGCTGAATATGATCGTGCTGCTGGGTGCCACGCCGGTGATGATCGACGTCGATCGCGATAACCTGATGGTCACGCCGGAGGCTGTCGAAGCGGCCATCACACCGCGCACCAAAGCCATTATTCCGGTGCATTACGCCGGAGCCCCGGTGGATATCGACGCTATTCGCGCCATCGGTGAACGCCACGGCATTCCGGTGATCGAAGACGCCGCCCACGCCGCCGGGACGTACTACAAAGGCCGTCACGTCGGCTGGCAGGGAACGGCGATTTTCTCCTTCCACGCCATCAAAAACATGACCTGCGCAGAAGGCGGGCTCGTGGTGACGGATGACGAACAGCTGGCGCAGCGCATTCGCAGCCTCAAATTCCACGGTCTCGGCGTGGATGCATTCGACCGCCAGACGCTCGGTCGCGCGCCGCAGGCCGAAGTGATCTCCCCCGGTTTTAAGTACAACCTCGCCGATATCAACGCCGCGCTGGCCCTGGTGCAGCTCGGCAAGCTGGGCAATGCCAACCGCCGCCGCGCGGAGATTGCCAGCCGCTATCTGCTGGAGCTTGCCGACACGCCGTTCAAGCCCCTGAGCGTACCGGCCTGGCCGCATCTGCACGCCTGGCATCTGTTCATCATTCGCGTGGACGAAGCGGCGTGCGGCATCACCCGCGACGCGCTGATGGAAGCCCTGAAAGCCCAGGGCATCGGCACCGGCCTGCATTTCCGCGCGGCCCACACGCAAAAATATTACCGCGAGCGGTTCCCGGACGTGTCCTTACCGAACACCGAATGGAACAGCGCACGCATCTGTTCACTCCCTCTTTTCCCGGATATGACTCATGACGACACAACCCGCGTCATTACCGCGCTCCATCAGCTTGCAGGACATGGACATGTTTAG
- a CDS encoding TerC/Alx family metal homeostasis membrane protein: MASAHLGFPTETVVVFVVMAVGAMFIDLFMHRHDKPVSLKSAVMWSIFWVMLAMAFAGFLYVHHGAEMASLFLTGYALEEVLSVDNLFVMMAIFAWFGVPDKYRHRVLYWGVLGAIVFRGIFVAIGTSLLSLGPYVEVVFALVVGWTALMMLRRNEESDEVEDYSHHLAYRLVKRFYPVWPKISSNKFLLTQKEVDAELEKPENQDVMVGRVKKAKRYATPLLLCVAVVELSDVMFAFDSVPAIIAVSREPLIIYSAMMFAILGLRTLYFVLEAMKQYLVHLEKSVVLLLFFVAFKLGLNATDHFWHHGYNISANMSLFVVLGVLALGIIASVVFPGKRAA, encoded by the coding sequence ATGGCATCTGCTCATCTCGGTTTCCCGACGGAAACCGTCGTTGTATTTGTGGTGATGGCGGTGGGGGCGATGTTTATCGATCTCTTCATGCATCGTCACGACAAACCTGTCTCGCTGAAAAGCGCCGTGATGTGGTCCATTTTCTGGGTCATGCTGGCGATGGCGTTTGCCGGGTTCCTGTACGTTCACCATGGCGCCGAAATGGCGAGCCTGTTCCTCACCGGCTATGCGCTGGAAGAGGTGTTGTCGGTCGATAACCTGTTCGTGATGATGGCGATTTTCGCCTGGTTCGGCGTGCCGGATAAATATCGTCACCGCGTGCTCTACTGGGGTGTGCTGGGGGCGATTGTGTTCCGCGGAATTTTCGTGGCGATCGGCACCAGCCTGCTGAGTCTGGGCCCGTATGTGGAAGTGGTTTTTGCGCTGGTGGTCGGCTGGACCGCGCTGATGATGCTCCGTCGTAACGAAGAGAGCGACGAAGTGGAAGACTATTCCCACCATCTGGCGTATCGCCTGGTGAAACGCTTCTATCCGGTGTGGCCGAAGATCAGCAGCAACAAGTTTTTGCTGACCCAGAAAGAGGTGGATGCTGAGCTGGAAAAACCGGAAAACCAGGATGTGATGGTGGGCCGCGTGAAGAAAGCGAAGCGCTACGCGACGCCGCTGCTGCTGTGCGTGGCGGTGGTGGAGCTGTCGGACGTGATGTTTGCTTTCGATTCGGTACCGGCGATTATCGCCGTCAGCCGTGAACCGCTGATCATTTACAGCGCGATGATGTTCGCGATCCTCGGCTTACGTACGCTCTACTTTGTGCTGGAAGCGATGAAACAGTATCTGGTCCATCTGGAGAAATCCGTGGTGCTGCTGCTGTTCTTCGTGGCGTTCAAGCTAGGGCTGAATGCCACCGACCACTTCTGGCATCACGGGTATAACATCTCCGCGAACATGAGCCTGTTTGTGGTGTTGGGTGTGCTGGCGTTGGGGATTATTGCGAGTGTGGTGTTCCCTGGGAAACGTGCGGCCTGA
- the arnA gene encoding bifunctional UDP-4-amino-4-deoxy-L-arabinose formyltransferase/UDP-glucuronic acid oxidase ArnA, whose protein sequence is MKAVVFAYHDMGCTGTLALLEAGYDIAAIFTHPDTAGENHFFSSVARIAAEREIPVYAPDDVNHPLWVDRIQKLAPDVIFSFYYRNLLCDEILSAATAGAYNLHGSLLPKYRGRAPLNWVLVNGETETGVTLHRMVKSADAGAIAAQQRVGIEADDTALTLHYKLCAAAQTLLRDALPALREGTIKEIEQNHSEATCFGRRTPEDGRLDWTRPAAQLHNLVRAVTDPWPGAVAYVGASKFIVWKSRVRADIPAAKPGTVISASPLIIACGEQALEIVTGQTENGVYMPGTQLAQSLGLVNGALVTSAPFVALKRRTRVLILGVNGFIGNHLTERLLKDDNYEIYGLDIGSDAISRFLDCPRFHFVEGDISIHSEWIEYHIKKCDVVLPLVAIATPIEYTRNPLRVFELDFEENLKIIRDCVKYNKRIIFPSTSEVYGMCTDKVFDEDTSNLVVGPINKQRWIYSVSKQLLDRVIWAYGEKENLRFTLFRPFNWMGPRLDNLNAARIGSSRAITQLILNLVEGSPIKLIEGGKQKRCFTDISDGIEALFRIIENKDGRCDGEIINIGNPENEASIRELAEMLLESFERHPLRDRFPPFAGFREVESSSYYGKGYQDVEHRKPSIRNAKRCLNWTPTVDMVQTIDETLDFFLRTVELTEQAS, encoded by the coding sequence ATGAAAGCCGTTGTTTTTGCCTATCACGATATGGGATGTACGGGCACGTTAGCCCTTCTGGAAGCGGGTTATGACATCGCCGCTATTTTCACTCACCCGGATACCGCGGGCGAGAACCACTTCTTTAGCTCCGTGGCGCGTATCGCCGCTGAGCGTGAAATCCCGGTGTACGCGCCCGATGACGTGAACCATCCGCTGTGGGTGGACCGCATCCAGAAACTCGCGCCCGATGTGATTTTCTCGTTCTACTACCGCAACCTGCTGTGCGATGAGATCCTCAGCGCCGCGACCGCCGGGGCGTACAACCTTCACGGTTCCCTGCTGCCGAAATACCGCGGTCGCGCGCCGCTGAACTGGGTGCTGGTGAACGGCGAAACGGAAACCGGCGTGACGCTGCACCGGATGGTGAAAAGCGCCGATGCCGGGGCGATTGCCGCCCAGCAGCGGGTCGGTATTGAAGCGGATGACACCGCCCTGACCCTGCATTACAAGCTGTGTGCCGCGGCGCAGACATTACTGCGCGACGCCCTGCCTGCCCTGCGTGAGGGCACGATTAAAGAGATTGAACAGAATCACAGCGAAGCCACCTGTTTTGGCCGTCGCACTCCGGAAGACGGGCGTCTCGACTGGACCAGACCGGCGGCACAACTCCACAACCTGGTGCGCGCGGTGACCGATCCGTGGCCGGGTGCGGTGGCTTACGTCGGGGCGAGTAAATTTATCGTCTGGAAATCCCGCGTGCGCGCCGACATTCCTGCGGCGAAACCGGGCACCGTTATTTCTGCTTCCCCGCTGATTATCGCCTGCGGCGAACAGGCGCTGGAGATCGTCACCGGGCAGACGGAAAACGGCGTCTATATGCCGGGCACGCAGCTGGCGCAGTCCTTAGGCCTGGTGAACGGCGCACTGGTGACCAGCGCCCCGTTTGTGGCCCTGAAGCGCCGCACCCGCGTGCTGATCCTCGGCGTGAACGGCTTTATCGGTAACCACCTGACCGAACGTTTGCTGAAAGACGACAACTACGAAATCTATGGCCTTGATATTGGTTCGGATGCGATCAGCCGTTTCCTCGACTGCCCGCGCTTCCATTTCGTGGAAGGGGACATCAGCATCCACTCCGAGTGGATCGAATACCACATCAAGAAATGCGACGTGGTGCTGCCACTGGTGGCCATCGCCACGCCGATCGAATACACCCGTAACCCGCTGCGCGTTTTCGAGCTCGATTTTGAAGAGAACCTGAAAATCATCCGCGACTGCGTGAAGTACAACAAGCGCATCATCTTCCCGTCCACCTCGGAAGTGTACGGCATGTGCACCGACAAAGTGTTCGACGAAGACACCTCGAACCTGGTCGTCGGGCCGATCAACAAACAGCGCTGGATTTACTCCGTATCGAAACAGCTGCTGGACCGCGTGATCTGGGCCTACGGCGAAAAAGAGAATCTGCGCTTCACCCTGTTCCGTCCGTTTAACTGGATGGGGCCGCGCCTCGATAACCTGAACGCGGCGCGCATTGGCAGCTCGCGAGCCATCACCCAGCTGATCCTCAATCTGGTGGAAGGCTCGCCGATTAAGCTGATCGAAGGCGGCAAACAGAAACGCTGCTTCACCGATATCAGCGACGGCATCGAAGCCCTGTTCCGCATCATCGAGAACAAAGACGGGCGCTGCGACGGGGAGATCATCAACATCGGCAACCCGGAGAACGAAGCGAGCATCCGCGAGCTGGCCGAAATGCTGCTTGAAAGCTTCGAGCGCCATCCGCTGCGCGACCGTTTCCCACCGTTCGCCGGTTTCCGCGAAGTGGAAAGCAGCAGCTATTATGGCAAAGGGTATCAGGACGTTGAGCACCGCAAACCGAGCATCCGCAATGCGAAACGCTGCCTGAACTGGACGCCGACGGTGGATATGGTTCAGACCATCGACGAAACGCTCGATTTCTTCCTGCGCACCGTGGAGCTGACGGAACAGGCATCATGA
- a CDS encoding fimbrial protein translates to MKKFSTNMALASLVTLILAPGMANAATDSSLSLDISGALVSSEKCTVNIKPSLDLGEVIDTDIKTSDQAPQAMTGATTLSFENCASAESVLSVSLQGSADATDASLLTNTSQSGAASNVGVGVWTFPDFKQLTVGGEASTFAKPAGVTNLGINLIVALAKTDGAKTIEPGLVTSSAQFKIDYL, encoded by the coding sequence ATGAAAAAATTCAGCACAAATATGGCACTGGCTTCACTGGTCACCCTGATACTGGCGCCAGGAATGGCAAATGCCGCCACCGACAGCTCGTTGTCACTGGATATATCGGGTGCGCTTGTTTCCAGTGAAAAATGCACGGTCAACATCAAACCCTCCCTCGATCTTGGTGAAGTTATCGATACCGATATCAAAACCAGCGATCAGGCACCGCAGGCCATGACGGGCGCGACGACCCTCTCATTTGAAAACTGTGCGTCAGCGGAAAGCGTACTTTCTGTGAGCCTCCAGGGATCGGCGGATGCGACGGATGCCTCTCTGTTAACCAATACCTCGCAATCCGGTGCCGCATCCAATGTCGGCGTTGGCGTCTGGACTTTCCCTGACTTTAAACAACTCACCGTCGGGGGTGAAGCAAGTACGTTCGCGAAACCTGCCGGGGTTACAAACTTGGGCATTAACTTAATTGTCGCGCTGGCGAAAACCGATGGCGCAAAAACAATTGAACCAGGTCTGGTGACCTCTTCTGCACAATTCAAAATCGACTATCTGTAA
- a CDS encoding HAD family hydrolase, translating to MTNMIADEAVAKSRVLSVFDFDGTLTHHDSFIPFLRFAFGKRYFAGRLVRMALPTLHCVRRKLTRDELKEVLVKTFLTGVDEHWLRKQAELFCEKYWNKLMRPAGVMAVAAEVNSGAEVTICSASPALVLQPWADKLGIKLIGTQLEVVDGKLTGRITGHNCRCAQKVARLERVYGDLNDYHLRAWGDTRGDHELLAAAQDPHWRHFHPPRARRHSPIK from the coding sequence ATGACCAATATGATCGCCGATGAGGCAGTGGCAAAATCCCGGGTGCTCTCCGTTTTTGACTTTGACGGGACGTTGACGCACCACGACAGCTTTATCCCCTTTCTGCGATTTGCCTTTGGTAAACGTTATTTTGCCGGACGTCTGGTGCGCATGGCGCTGCCGACCCTCCACTGCGTGCGCCGCAAACTGACGCGCGATGAGCTGAAAGAGGTGCTGGTGAAGACCTTCCTGACCGGCGTAGACGAGCACTGGCTGCGCAAGCAGGCGGAGCTGTTTTGTGAGAAATACTGGAACAAGCTGATGCGCCCGGCGGGCGTGATGGCAGTGGCGGCGGAAGTGAATTCCGGTGCGGAGGTGACGATCTGTTCAGCCTCTCCGGCGCTGGTCCTGCAGCCGTGGGCGGATAAGCTCGGTATTAAGCTGATTGGTACGCAGCTGGAAGTGGTGGACGGTAAACTGACGGGCCGGATCACCGGACATAACTGTCGCTGTGCGCAGAAGGTCGCGAGACTGGAGCGGGTGTATGGTGATTTGAACGATTACCACCTGCGCGCCTGGGGCGATACGCGCGGCGACCATGAGTTGCTGGCCGCAGCGCAGGATCCACACTGGCGGCATTTCCATCCGCCAAGAGCGCGGCGTCATTCGCCGATTAAGTAG
- a CDS encoding fimbrial protein, with translation MNKKLLCFALTAVALGCAGTVNASDTLGTYNMDVTAKVISASDCVISAPPSLSFDNISGPDEIRRAEDGPRHAQLYMIDIVGCHQGLHVSATVLGAADAVNGKLLSTQSAAAGAAQNVAIGFYEQVGIDQHPLVPINSGTTTSRNINEMGEAHIAIQTDVVLSDNTKPATAGTIAANANVQINFL, from the coding sequence ATGAATAAAAAACTTCTCTGTTTTGCGTTGACTGCCGTAGCCCTGGGTTGTGCAGGAACGGTTAATGCGAGTGACACGCTGGGGACATACAATATGGACGTCACCGCAAAGGTGATCTCCGCCAGTGATTGCGTCATTTCGGCCCCGCCAAGCTTATCTTTTGACAACATCTCAGGCCCGGATGAGATCCGCCGCGCGGAAGACGGCCCTCGGCATGCTCAGCTGTATATGATTGATATCGTGGGTTGTCATCAGGGTCTGCATGTTTCCGCCACCGTGCTGGGTGCCGCCGATGCCGTCAATGGCAAACTGCTCAGCACCCAATCGGCCGCTGCGGGTGCCGCGCAAAACGTGGCGATTGGTTTCTACGAGCAAGTGGGAATTGACCAGCATCCGCTGGTACCTATTAACTCCGGGACAACGACCTCACGCAATATTAACGAGATGGGCGAAGCACACATCGCGATTCAGACGGATGTTGTGCTGTCTGATAATACCAAACCTGCAACCGCAGGGACGATTGCAGCGAATGCCAACGTCCAGATTAACTTCCTGTAA
- the arnC gene encoding undecaprenyl-phosphate 4-deoxy-4-formamido-L-arabinose transferase → MFSLPPVKKVSVVIPVYNEQESLPELIRRTTAACDTMGKEYEILLVDDGSSDDSAMMLSEAAELDGSHIVAVLLNRNYGQHSAIMAGFSHVTGDLIITLDADLQNPPEEIPRLVATADEGYDVVGTVRQNRQDSVFRKLASRTINRLIQRTTGKAMGDYGCMLRAYRRHIVDAMLHCHERSTFIPILANTFARKATEIPVLHAEREHGESKYSFMRLINLMYDLITCLTTTPLRLLSVFGSIIALMGFALSVLLVVLRLAYGPQWAAEGVFMLFAVLFMFIGAQFVGMGLLGEYIGRIYNDVRARPRYFIQRVVRQEHKSSQEGNHP, encoded by the coding sequence ATGTTTAGTCTGCCGCCTGTGAAAAAAGTCTCGGTGGTGATCCCGGTTTATAACGAGCAGGAGAGCCTACCGGAGCTGATTCGCCGCACCACCGCCGCCTGCGACACCATGGGCAAGGAGTATGAAATCCTGCTGGTGGACGACGGCAGCAGCGACGACTCCGCGATGATGCTCTCCGAAGCCGCTGAGCTTGACGGCAGCCACATCGTCGCCGTGCTGCTGAACCGCAACTACGGGCAGCACTCGGCAATCATGGCCGGGTTCAGCCACGTGACGGGCGATCTGATCATTACCTTAGACGCCGATCTGCAGAACCCGCCGGAGGAGATCCCGCGCCTGGTCGCGACCGCCGACGAAGGTTATGACGTGGTCGGCACCGTGCGTCAGAACCGCCAGGACAGCGTGTTCCGCAAGCTGGCCTCGCGCACTATCAACCGCCTGATCCAGCGCACCACCGGCAAGGCGATGGGCGATTACGGCTGCATGCTGCGCGCCTACCGTCGGCACATCGTCGACGCGATGCTGCACTGCCACGAACGCAGCACCTTCATTCCGATTCTCGCCAATACCTTTGCGCGTAAGGCCACGGAGATCCCGGTGCTGCACGCCGAGCGCGAGCACGGGGAATCCAAATACAGCTTTATGCGCCTGATCAATCTGATGTACGACCTGATCACCTGCCTGACCACCACGCCGCTGCGTCTGCTCAGCGTCTTCGGCAGCATCATTGCCCTGATGGGCTTTGCGCTCTCTGTGCTGCTGGTGGTTCTGCGTCTGGCCTATGGCCCGCAGTGGGCGGCGGAGGGGGTCTTTATGCTCTTCGCCGTGCTGTTCATGTTTATCGGCGCACAATTTGTCGGCATGGGGTTACTCGGTGAGTACATCGGCCGTATCTACAACGATGTCCGCGCACGTCCGCGCTACTTTATTCAACGTGTTGTCCGTCAGGAACACAAATCCTCTCAGGAAGGAAATCACCCATGA
- a CDS encoding NlpC/P60 family protein — MTFRLLFSTLLLSFASFSAFSFELPASMLSHQHQLSLSPAKTSLEHQEPGQLRGRILAQYQQWKGTHYVWGGTSHRGVDCSALMQHLFSEAADLSLPRTTGEQINRGVQVAEYRLKAGDLIFFQTGPHRRHVGVYIGHDQFIHASTSQGVTVSTLANNYWHSHFITARRVTGSNA; from the coding sequence ATGACCTTTAGACTGCTTTTTTCAACCCTCTTGTTAAGTTTTGCTTCGTTTTCCGCATTCAGTTTTGAACTGCCTGCATCCATGTTATCGCATCAGCATCAGCTGTCGCTCTCTCCGGCAAAAACGTCGCTGGAGCATCAGGAACCGGGCCAGCTGCGGGGCCGCATCCTGGCGCAGTATCAACAATGGAAAGGGACGCATTACGTCTGGGGCGGCACATCGCACCGCGGCGTGGATTGCTCAGCCCTGATGCAACATCTGTTTAGCGAGGCTGCCGATCTGTCGCTGCCGCGTACAACGGGAGAACAGATCAACCGTGGCGTTCAGGTGGCGGAATACCGCCTCAAAGCGGGTGATCTGATCTTCTTCCAGACCGGGCCGCACCGCCGCCATGTCGGCGTGTATATTGGCCACGACCAGTTTATTCACGCCTCAACCAGTCAGGGCGTGACGGTCTCGACGCTGGCGAACAACTACTGGCACTCGCACTTCATTACCGCCCGCCGGGTGACGGGCAGCAATGCCTAA
- a CDS encoding DUF3772 domain-containing protein: MQKMFRMPLLLALLSCLMMMPFLSQAEDAPSQTEAEQPVKVNVGTALPALQKRLDTLKQQVSAVKTDKKFTALNDDALKLAEDANKLAVVLAPQLTQIQAQLDVLGPAPAPGTVTETAQVVGQRKQLNNSKTLLTTQIEQVKAIAVNAQNLSSQIYGLRRDALKTQIALNTGSILGEKFWSPLISPNEKDTQRFDEFGSQVSDAWHQAWDEDWYFGSGFYLLLALAMGLFGRKALDRPMNWILPRWLPQGRFRRSFLACFTTLSTTVTLGISMQLICYIFTRLPDTSRLVMDFADQLVELTWFSAIIAGLGIALLSNSHPSWRLPGIADPLAKTLASFPILLAASIFIFGIIEQLNGLVGSSIDATLFGNGLSALLVALNCLIAPIRVNRMRRKMRAEGEQTEARSTMAGLIHLVISLTAFVILLALLIGYIPLARFVTFELLWIGLVVSCLYLLIHFVVDLCEAVFSPTTQSGKILQSTLSVNERHLSLASTLFSALGKTTLLLMALVALLNGTFGTTTPLELVSKIADIWGGKGLESMNIIPAHAVNAVLCLVVGWYILRSSRRWLDHEFLPKTTMDRGLRASLVTLFTNVGYVLLIMLTLSMLGIEWNRLAWIVSALSVGIGFGLQEIVKNFISGLILLTERPVKVGDLVSISGVEGDIRRINVRATEIQLSDKSTVIVPNSQLISQNVRNATMGNAQGVATIALTFPLDIDPEQVRNLLLEAYSLHESILEAPAPSVSFKELGPNGIVLSVTGYVNSPRMVSGTRSDLLYEILKMLRAAGISLSQTQTMVLEQPHRVTVEDEAKGQ, encoded by the coding sequence ATGCAAAAAATGTTCAGAATGCCGCTGCTCCTGGCATTGTTGTCGTGCCTGATGATGATGCCTTTTCTCTCGCAGGCAGAGGACGCCCCCTCGCAAACCGAGGCAGAGCAGCCCGTCAAGGTCAACGTCGGCACGGCGTTGCCGGCCCTGCAAAAACGCCTGGATACCCTCAAGCAGCAGGTGTCTGCGGTCAAAACCGACAAAAAATTCACCGCCCTGAATGACGATGCCCTCAAGCTCGCCGAAGATGCCAACAAACTGGCGGTGGTGCTTGCCCCGCAGCTGACGCAGATTCAGGCCCAGCTTGACGTACTCGGCCCGGCTCCCGCGCCTGGCACGGTCACGGAAACGGCGCAGGTGGTCGGCCAGCGTAAGCAGCTTAATAACAGCAAAACGCTGCTGACCACCCAGATTGAGCAGGTCAAAGCCATCGCCGTTAACGCCCAGAATCTCTCCAGCCAAATCTACGGCCTGCGACGCGATGCGCTGAAAACCCAGATCGCCCTCAATACCGGCAGCATTCTGGGAGAGAAATTCTGGTCGCCGCTGATCTCACCTAACGAAAAAGACACGCAGCGGTTTGACGAGTTCGGCTCGCAGGTGAGCGACGCCTGGCATCAGGCGTGGGACGAAGACTGGTACTTCGGCTCCGGTTTTTATCTCTTACTGGCGCTGGCGATGGGTCTCTTCGGGCGCAAAGCGCTGGACAGGCCGATGAACTGGATCCTGCCGCGCTGGCTGCCGCAGGGACGTTTTCGCCGCAGCTTCCTCGCCTGTTTCACCACGCTCAGCACCACGGTGACACTCGGGATCAGCATGCAGCTGATCTGCTATATCTTCACGCGTCTGCCGGACACCTCCCGCCTGGTGATGGATTTTGCCGATCAGCTGGTTGAGCTGACCTGGTTCTCGGCGATCATCGCAGGCCTGGGTATCGCGCTGCTCTCGAACAGCCATCCGTCGTGGCGTCTGCCGGGCATCGCCGATCCGCTGGCGAAAACCCTCGCCTCGTTCCCGATTCTGCTCGCAGCCTCTATTTTCATCTTCGGTATTATCGAGCAGCTCAACGGGCTGGTCGGGTCGAGCATTGATGCGACCCTGTTCGGTAACGGCCTGTCGGCGCTGCTGGTGGCGCTGAACTGCCTGATTGCGCCGATCCGCGTTAACCGGATGCGGCGTAAAATGCGCGCGGAAGGGGAGCAAACCGAGGCGCGTTCGACCATGGCGGGGCTGATTCACCTGGTGATCAGCCTGACGGCGTTCGTCATTCTGCTCGCGCTACTAATTGGTTATATCCCGCTGGCGCGCTTTGTCACCTTCGAACTGCTGTGGATTGGCCTGGTGGTCAGCTGCCTCTACCTGCTGATCCACTTCGTGGTGGATCTTTGTGAAGCGGTGTTCTCGCCAACCACCCAGAGCGGGAAAATCCTGCAGAGCACCCTGAGCGTCAACGAGCGCCACCTGTCTCTGGCGTCGACCTTGTTCTCTGCCTTGGGCAAAACCACGCTGCTGTTGATGGCCCTGGTGGCGCTGCTCAACGGCACTTTCGGCACCACCACACCGCTGGAGCTGGTCAGTAAAATCGCCGATATCTGGGGCGGAAAAGGCCTCGAGAGCATGAACATCATCCCGGCGCATGCGGTGAATGCCGTGCTGTGCCTGGTGGTCGGATGGTATATCTTGCGCTCGTCGCGCCGCTGGCTGGATCACGAGTTCCTGCCGAAAACCACCATGGACAGAGGGCTGCGCGCCTCGCTGGTGACGCTCTTCACCAACGTCGGCTACGTGCTGCTGATCATGCTCACCCTGTCGATGCTCGGCATCGAGTGGAACCGTCTGGCGTGGATCGTCAGCGCCCTGTCGGTCGGTATCGGTTTTGGTCTGCAGGAGATCGTGAAGAACTTTATCTCCGGCCTGATCCTGCTGACGGAACGTCCGGTGAAAGTGGGGGATTTGGTGAGTATCAGCGGCGTCGAGGGCGATATCCGCCGCATCAACGTGCGCGCGACGGAAATTCAGCTGAGTGATAAATCGACGGTTATCGTTCCGAACTCGCAGCTCATTTCCCAGAACGTGCGTAACGCGACCATGGGTAATGCCCAGGGCGTGGCGACTATCGCGCTGACCTTCCCGCTGGATATTGACCCGGAGCAGGTGCGCAATCTGCTGCTGGAGGCCTATAGCCTGCATGAATCCATTCTGGAAGCGCCCGCGCCGTCGGTCAGTTTTAAAGAGCTGGGGCCGAACGGGATTGTGCTGAGCGTCACCGGGTACGTGAACAGCCCGCGCATGGTCAGCGGAACGCGCAGCGACCTGCTGTATGAGATCCTCAAAATGCTGCGCGCGGCGGGCATTAGCCTGAGTCAGACGCAGACGATGGTGCTGGAACAGCCGCACCGCGTCACAGTTGAGGATGAAGCGAAAGGTCAGTGA